The following coding sequences lie in one Pectobacterium sp. A5351 genomic window:
- the purL gene encoding phosphoribosylformylglycinamidine synthase, translated as MEILRGSPALSAFRINKLLVRCKEHVLPVSDIYAEYVHFADVSAPLNTDEQAKLTRLLKYGPSLAEHEPQGHLLLVTPRPGTISPWSSKATDIAHNCGLSKVLRLERGLAFYIHAPTLSDEQWQQLGALLHDRMMESVFSDLKQAEALFSHHQPAPFKRIEILLQGRQALEEANVRLGLALAEDEIDYLLEAFTKLGRNPNDIELYMFAQANSEHCRHKIFNADWVIDGVAQPKSLFKMIKNTFEHTPDHVLSAYKDNAAVMEGSAVGRFYTDANGQYAYHQEDAHILMKVETHNHPTAISPWPGAATGSGGEIRDEGATGRGSKPKAGLVGFSVSNLRIPGFIQPWEEEEFGKPERIVSALDIMTEGPLGGSAFNNEFGRPALTGYFRTYEERVDSHNGTELRGYHKPIMLAGGIGNIRADHVKKGEISVGAKLIVLGGPSMNIGLGGGAASSMASGQSDADLDFASVQRDNPEMERRCQEVIDRCWQLGEANPILFIHDVGAGGLSNAMPELVSDGGRGGRFELRDILNDEPGMSPLEVWCNESQERYVLAVAPEQLAQFDEICRRERAPYAVIGEATEELHLTMNDRHFNNKPIDLPLDVLLGKTPKMLRDVERKRVEGALLQRDEIYLAEAVERVLHLPVVAEKTFLITIGDRSVTGMVARDQMVGPWQVPVADCAVTTASLDSYYGEAMSIGERAPVALRNFAASARLAVGEALTNIAATHIGPLTRVKLSANWMAAAGHPGEDAGLYEAVKAVGEELCPALGLTIPVGKDSMSMKTRWQEEGEDRAVTSPMSLVISAFARVEDVRNTVTPQLRTGQDNALLLIDLGAGNKALGATALAQVYRQLGRKTADVHSPEQLAGFFNAIQQLVADNALLAYHDRSDGGLLVTLAEMAFAGHCGITVDIASQGEDTLATLFNEELGAVIQIPAARRAEVNAVLALHGLADCVHYLGHAEEGTRFTINKGAEAVYQESRSTLRRWWAETSWQMQRLRDNPQCADQEHIARQDDNDPGLNVSLTFDPQEDIAAPYIAKHVRPKVAVLREQGVNSHVEMAAAFHRAGFDAIDIHMSDLLANRRNLQDFQALVACGGFSYGDVLGAGEGWAKSILFNSRVRDEFAEFFLRPQTLALGVCNGCQMMSNLRELIPGADLWPRFVRNKSDRFEARFSLVEVEKSPSLFMNDMAGSRMPIAVSHGEGQVEVRDGAHLAAIEEHGLVALRYINHYGQVTENYPANPNGSPNGITAVTSTSGRATVMMPHPERVFRTVSNSWHPEEWGEDGPWMRMFRNARRQLG; from the coding sequence ATGGAAATACTGCGTGGTTCACCTGCTTTATCGGCTTTTCGTATTAATAAATTGCTGGTCCGCTGCAAAGAGCACGTTTTGCCGGTTAGCGATATCTATGCTGAATACGTACATTTCGCCGATGTCAGCGCCCCGCTGAACACCGATGAACAGGCCAAACTGACACGTTTGCTGAAGTATGGTCCTTCTCTCGCGGAGCACGAGCCGCAAGGCCATCTGTTACTGGTCACGCCGCGTCCCGGCACAATTTCACCGTGGTCTTCCAAAGCCACAGATATCGCCCATAACTGTGGATTAAGCAAAGTGCTGCGTCTGGAACGCGGTCTGGCTTTCTATATTCATGCGCCTACGCTGAGCGATGAGCAGTGGCAGCAACTGGGGGCATTGCTGCATGACCGGATGATGGAAAGCGTATTTAGCGACCTGAAACAGGCCGAAGCGCTGTTCTCCCATCATCAGCCTGCACCTTTCAAACGCATCGAAATTCTGCTGCAAGGGCGTCAGGCGCTGGAAGAAGCGAACGTCCGTCTGGGACTGGCATTAGCGGAAGATGAAATTGATTATCTGCTGGAAGCCTTCACCAAACTGGGCCGCAATCCTAACGATATCGAACTGTATATGTTCGCGCAGGCGAACTCTGAACACTGTCGCCACAAGATTTTTAACGCTGATTGGGTGATCGACGGCGTCGCTCAGCCAAAGTCACTGTTCAAAATGATTAAAAACACCTTTGAACACACGCCCGATCACGTTCTCTCTGCCTATAAAGATAACGCCGCCGTCATGGAAGGTTCTGCTGTCGGCCGTTTCTACACCGATGCCAACGGGCAATATGCTTACCATCAGGAAGATGCACATATCCTGATGAAGGTTGAAACGCATAACCACCCAACCGCGATTTCGCCGTGGCCGGGCGCAGCAACAGGATCCGGTGGTGAAATTCGTGATGAAGGCGCAACAGGCCGTGGCTCCAAGCCGAAAGCGGGTCTGGTGGGCTTCTCCGTATCGAACCTGCGTATTCCTGGCTTTATTCAGCCCTGGGAAGAAGAAGAGTTCGGCAAGCCAGAGCGTATTGTCAGCGCGCTGGATATCATGACTGAAGGCCCTCTGGGCGGCTCGGCATTCAACAACGAATTCGGTCGTCCTGCACTGACGGGCTATTTCCGTACTTATGAAGAGCGCGTCGATAGCCACAATGGCACAGAACTGCGCGGCTACCACAAACCGATCATGCTGGCGGGCGGTATTGGCAACATCCGCGCCGATCACGTCAAGAAAGGTGAAATTAGCGTCGGTGCCAAGCTGATTGTACTGGGCGGGCCGTCCATGAATATCGGTCTGGGCGGCGGGGCAGCCTCTTCTATGGCATCGGGTCAGTCCGATGCGGATCTGGATTTTGCTTCTGTACAGCGTGATAACCCGGAAATGGAACGTCGCTGTCAGGAAGTGATCGACCGCTGCTGGCAATTGGGTGAAGCCAACCCGATCTTATTTATCCATGATGTTGGCGCAGGTGGTCTGTCCAACGCAATGCCAGAGCTGGTGAGCGACGGTGGCCGCGGTGGTCGCTTTGAACTGCGCGATATTCTGAACGATGAACCGGGCATGAGCCCGCTGGAAGTCTGGTGTAATGAATCGCAGGAGCGCTATGTTCTGGCCGTTGCGCCAGAGCAACTGGCACAGTTTGATGAGATTTGCCGTCGTGAACGCGCACCTTATGCGGTGATTGGCGAGGCGACGGAAGAACTGCATCTGACGATGAACGATCGTCACTTTAACAACAAACCTATCGATTTGCCGCTGGATGTGCTGCTGGGTAAAACGCCGAAGATGCTGCGTGACGTTGAGCGTAAGCGGGTTGAAGGTGCCCTGCTACAACGTGACGAAATCTATCTGGCCGAAGCGGTTGAGCGCGTGCTGCACTTGCCTGTCGTGGCAGAAAAAACCTTCCTGATCACGATCGGCGACCGCTCAGTTACCGGCATGGTAGCACGCGATCAGATGGTCGGTCCGTGGCAGGTGCCGGTGGCTGACTGTGCCGTGACTACCGCCAGCCTGGATAGCTATTACGGCGAGGCAATGTCTATCGGCGAACGTGCCCCAGTGGCGCTGCGTAACTTCGCTGCCTCCGCGCGTTTGGCCGTCGGTGAAGCGTTAACGAACATTGCGGCTACGCACATTGGCCCGCTTACTCGTGTGAAGCTGTCTGCGAACTGGATGGCGGCCGCAGGGCACCCAGGCGAAGATGCCGGACTGTACGAAGCGGTGAAAGCCGTGGGCGAGGAGCTGTGCCCGGCGCTGGGTCTGACGATTCCGGTGGGTAAAGACTCCATGTCGATGAAAACTCGCTGGCAGGAAGAGGGCGAAGATCGCGCGGTAACCTCGCCGATGTCGCTGGTGATCTCTGCGTTTGCCCGCGTTGAAGACGTGCGTAACACGGTAACGCCACAGCTGCGTACCGGACAGGATAATGCGCTGCTGCTCATCGATCTGGGTGCAGGCAATAAAGCATTGGGCGCGACGGCGCTGGCGCAGGTTTATCGTCAGTTGGGCCGTAAGACGGCAGATGTGCATAGCCCAGAACAGTTGGCGGGCTTCTTTAATGCCATACAACAGTTGGTCGCGGACAACGCGCTTCTGGCCTACCACGACCGTTCAGACGGCGGCCTGCTGGTTACGCTGGCAGAGATGGCGTTTGCTGGCCACTGTGGCATTACCGTCGATATCGCCTCTCAGGGTGAAGATACGCTGGCGACGTTGTTTAACGAAGAGTTGGGTGCCGTAATCCAGATCCCTGCTGCACGCCGTGCTGAAGTGAATGCCGTTCTGGCGCTGCATGGGTTAGCCGACTGTGTGCATTATCTCGGTCACGCTGAGGAAGGGACGCGTTTTACCATCAATAAAGGGGCGGAAGCGGTCTATCAGGAAAGCCGTTCAACGTTGCGCCGCTGGTGGGCAGAAACCAGCTGGCAGATGCAGCGCCTGCGTGATAATCCACAGTGTGCCGATCAGGAACATATCGCCAGACAGGATGATAACGATCCCGGTCTTAACGTGTCGCTGACCTTCGATCCGCAGGAAGATATTGCGGCACCTTATATTGCTAAGCATGTCCGCCCTAAAGTGGCTGTCCTGCGTGAACAGGGCGTGAACTCGCATGTAGAAATGGCGGCGGCATTCCACCGCGCTGGCTTTGATGCCATTGATATCCACATGAGCGACCTGCTGGCGAATCGCCGTAATTTGCAGGATTTCCAGGCGCTGGTTGCCTGCGGTGGTTTCTCTTACGGTGATGTGCTAGGCGCGGGTGAAGGCTGGGCTAAATCTATTCTGTTCAACTCTCGCGTGCGTGATGAATTCGCGGAATTCTTCCTGCGCCCGCAGACGCTGGCGCTGGGCGTATGTAACGGTTGCCAGATGATGTCCAATCTGCGTGAACTGATTCCAGGTGCCGACCTCTGGCCGCGTTTTGTTCGCAATAAATCCGATCGCTTTGAAGCACGCTTCAGTCTGGTCGAAGTGGAGAAAAGCCCGTCGCTGTTCATGAATGACATGGCTGGTTCGCGCATGCCAATTGCCGTTTCACACGGTGAAGGTCAGGTTGAAGTCCGTGACGGCGCGCACTTGGCGGCGATTGAAGAACATGGTCTGGTAGCGCTGCGTTATATCAACCACTACGGTCAGGTAACCGAGAACTATCCGGCTAACCCGAATGGTTCGCCAAACGGTATTACGGCGGTCACCAGTACCAGCGGTCGGGCAACCGTCATGATGCCGCACCCTGAACGTGTGTTCCGTACTGTTAGTAACTCCTGGCATCCGGAAGAATGGGGCGAGGATGGTCCGTGGATGCGTATGTTCCGTAATGCACGCAGACAGCTTGGCTGA